Genomic DNA from Deltaproteobacteria bacterium:
CGGCCAGGACGACCCGCGCCGCCAGTCCGCTGCGTACCCGTCTCGATCCGTGAGTTCGCATGCAGTCTCCCTCCCTCCGGCTGTCCGGCTCCACCCTGGTGGACGCAAGGCCTGTGCCAGCCGCCTGCGGGTTTGCAGATCTGGCAGCTTCTTAGCCTACAGGGGGCCGCTGCTCAATCTCCCGGCAGGCCGCGCCCAAAATGTCGGCTGCGGGCGGGGCTGCCCCTCAGGCTGGCCGGCGGGGGATCAGCACCCGGCGGCGCAGCGACAGCACCCGCTCGCCCCGCTGGTTGAGCGCCCGGGTCTCCAGGTAGACGACGCCGCGGTCGGGCTTCGTCTGGGAGGGCACCACCTCCAGGACCTCCGACTCGGCGTACAGCGTGTCGCCGTGGAAGGTCGGCCCGAGGTGCACGACCTTCTCGTACTCGAGGTTGGCGATCGCGTTCTCGCTCACGTCGCGCACGCTCATGCCGACGGCGAG
This window encodes:
- a CDS encoding MaoC family dehydratase; translation: MGRYLEDFRVGEVIKHWPGRTIRDFDDTWFTLLTMNTNPLHLDEHFASRSEHGRCLVNGTLVFALAVGMSVRDVSENAIANLEYEKVVHLGPTFHGDTLYAESEVLEVVPSQTKPDRGVVYLETRALNQRGERVLSLRRRVLIPRRPA